From the Paenibacillus sp. FSL H8-0548 genome, one window contains:
- a CDS encoding sensor histidine kinase has protein sequence MQLRRSLERIVIRFTRKMNLRGKILILYGAIIFVPTIFLGIGAGYLALESFRANYLVTINEAMRQTVQNIEFRKQSYDVLATRTATDGELISRLSRDYSNMFEQLNTVEYVDRSFVFTSKYLPGIDDFRIYHTNPMLVQDGRLLWKPEGRILQPDFTETDWFEKASAAPSSLIWSNVNKDKLVISHKIMSPAGDLQGIIYLLLDYKTVFGNLFNEPFSGAGELSIIDDNGTIIVSSDPGKIGLKLKSTTLNDHWEEAGLSNGAMVDGNLLMVRPIDSNWHVAALIQMDQLESQSKMILYGIIAVIFLFLLCSTFLIMTVLKNVVWRIRKLGTRMYDVSQGQFDVSIRNTDKDELGDLEILFNSMSGRLGMLVEDITQAKLKEREQSFKALQAQINPHFIYNSLSLLRWRALDLQDETQLRTIDALTAFYRLALDNKINVTQIKGELDHVRAYLDIQEMRYPGRVSIEWHIDQELLELYTIKLLLQPIVENCYLHGNITGKKDAVIRISAQLELNNVRFEVFDNGVGIPSHMLEQIRLGKQAGNGNGFGTANIRERLQLYFENKHEFTVDSKENEWTAVTIIIPACVHVPQIRKVV, from the coding sequence ATGCAATTACGCCGCAGCCTTGAACGAATAGTGATCAGGTTCACCCGAAAAATGAACCTGCGAGGAAAAATACTCATTCTTTATGGAGCTATTATTTTTGTTCCTACGATTTTTCTAGGAATTGGCGCAGGCTATCTTGCGCTTGAAAGCTTTAGAGCGAATTATTTGGTTACGATTAATGAGGCGATGCGCCAAACGGTCCAAAATATAGAATTCCGTAAGCAAAGCTACGATGTGCTCGCCACGCGAACGGCTACGGACGGGGAGCTTATCTCGCGATTAAGCCGTGATTATTCAAATATGTTCGAGCAGCTGAATACAGTCGAGTATGTGGATCGCTCATTCGTATTCACGAGTAAATATTTGCCGGGCATCGACGATTTTCGGATTTATCACACGAATCCAATGCTTGTGCAGGACGGGCGTTTGCTTTGGAAGCCGGAAGGGCGCATATTGCAGCCGGACTTTACTGAAACGGATTGGTTCGAGAAAGCAAGCGCTGCCCCCAGCTCATTAATATGGAGCAACGTTAACAAGGATAAGCTTGTAATCTCTCATAAAATTATGAGTCCTGCCGGCGATTTGCAGGGCATTATTTATTTACTGCTAGACTATAAAACGGTTTTTGGAAATCTGTTTAACGAGCCGTTCAGCGGTGCGGGAGAATTATCGATTATTGACGATAACGGCACGATCATCGTTTCCTCCGATCCGGGGAAAATCGGTTTAAAGCTAAAGTCCACAACGTTAAACGATCACTGGGAAGAAGCTGGCTTATCCAACGGCGCAATGGTTGACGGCAATTTGCTCATGGTAAGGCCCATTGATTCAAATTGGCATGTTGCCGCGTTGATCCAAATGGATCAGCTTGAGAGTCAGTCTAAGATGATTTTATACGGCATCATCGCCGTTATTTTCCTGTTTCTGCTTTGTTCGACTTTTTTAATTATGACGGTGCTGAAAAATGTCGTATGGCGTATTCGCAAGCTTGGCACACGTATGTATGATGTCAGTCAGGGCCAATTCGATGTCAGTATCCGCAATACCGATAAAGATGAGCTTGGCGATCTGGAAATATTGTTTAATTCGATGTCCGGCCGCCTAGGCATGCTCGTTGAAGATATCACCCAAGCGAAGCTCAAGGAACGCGAGCAATCGTTCAAAGCGCTGCAAGCACAAATCAACCCGCATTTTATTTACAACTCATTAAGTCTGCTGAGATGGCGAGCGCTGGACCTTCAAGACGAAACGCAGCTGCGTACGATTGATGCCTTAACTGCTTTCTACCGATTGGCGTTGGACAATAAAATTAATGTAACGCAAATTAAGGGTGAGCTTGATCATGTAAGAGCTTATTTGGACATTCAAGAGATGCGTTATCCTGGCAGGGTAAGCATCGAGTGGCATATTGATCAGGAGCTGCTGGAGCTTTACACGATTAAGCTGCTATTGCAGCCCATTGTGGAAAACTGTTATTTGCATGGCAACATTACAGGAAAGAAAGACGCAGTCATCCGGATTTCGGCGCAGCTGGAACTAAATAACGTTCGATTCGAGGTGTTCGATAATGGCGTGGGCATCCCAAGCCATATGCTGGAGCAAATCCGATTAGGAAAGCAGGCGGGTAACGGCAATGGATTCGGCACGGCCAATATACGTGAGCGGCTCCAGCTTTATTTTGAAAACAAGCATGAATTTACCGTAGACAGCAAAGAAAATGAATGGACGGCGGTAACGATTATTATACCTGCATGCGTCCATGTGCCGCAGATCAGGAAGGTGGTGTGA
- a CDS encoding carbohydrate ABC transporter permease, giving the protein MKKRSSGERLSQSIIVIFMLLLCLSVLYPFAYMLAISLNEGTDAAKGGVYLWPRAFTLINYEIVLGNEVIQRAYLITIARTVLGTIAGLLITLMVAFGLSYQRVPFRKSILSYILITMLFNGGLVPLYIQLYNLGLINNFLVYIIPGMFSVWNMFVMLKFIQGIPEALIESAELDGAGPFRILIQIIAPLSKPMLAAIGLFIAVGHWNDWFAGAFYVTKQDLIPVQTFLQQLLSAQDMSAILGSNSNQEALARGSQMKNVTLMSVKMATVMVSAIPILCVYPFLQKYFVKGVLIGSVKG; this is encoded by the coding sequence TTGAAGAAACGTTCATCGGGAGAAAGGCTCTCACAAAGCATCATTGTCATATTTATGCTCTTGCTATGTCTATCCGTGCTGTATCCGTTTGCCTACATGCTGGCGATATCGCTGAATGAGGGGACGGATGCGGCGAAGGGCGGGGTTTATTTATGGCCTAGGGCGTTTACGCTGATCAACTATGAAATCGTGCTGGGGAATGAAGTCATCCAGCGTGCCTATCTGATTACGATCGCTCGTACGGTTCTTGGTACGATAGCAGGTCTTCTAATCACATTAATGGTTGCTTTCGGCTTATCCTATCAACGGGTTCCGTTCCGCAAATCGATTTTGAGCTATATTTTGATCACAATGCTCTTTAACGGCGGTCTTGTTCCTCTCTATATCCAGCTGTACAACCTAGGTCTGATTAATAATTTTTTGGTCTATATTATACCCGGCATGTTCTCTGTTTGGAATATGTTCGTTATGCTGAAGTTCATCCAAGGGATTCCCGAGGCTCTCATTGAGTCTGCCGAGCTTGATGGCGCAGGTCCATTCCGCATATTGATCCAGATTATCGCTCCGTTATCGAAGCCGATGCTGGCGGCAATCGGTTTGTTCATCGCCGTGGGCCATTGGAACGATTGGTTCGCCGGAGCATTTTATGTGACCAAGCAAGATTTGATTCCGGTACAAACGTTTCTGCAGCAATTATTGTCGGCGCAGGATATGTCGGCTATTTTAGGATCAAACTCGAATCAGGAAGCGCTCGCTAGAGGGTCGCAAATGAAAAACGTGACGCTCATGTCGGTCAAAATGGCAACCGTAATGGTCAGCGCCATTCCGATTCTATGTGTGTATCCGTTCCTTCAGAAGTATTTCGTGAAGGGCGTATTGATCGGCTCCGTGAAAGGGTGA
- a CDS encoding sugar-binding domain-containing protein, whose translation MIIESIAGTWRFGLDAAKQGIENQYYKGLMQDEIQLPGTTAENKKGEYNTAREVAHLTETYPLTGYAWYQRDIEIKEEWAGKPIRLYLERTRVTQVWIGEEWKGMQDSVSAPHVYEFGSMAPGTYTLTVLVDNSGLPIKGGHMTSPDTQTNWNGLLGRIEIQVVELIRLERIHAFPDVANKSVRFAFQVLNDTSSSANVSISFEMADAAGTAYSASSFTERTLHISSEPGCHTVEWDYEIGEGAALWDEFTPVIYRMQLRLEAAAGQVIYRGEQSVSFGMRQFGTEGTQFTNNGRKVFLRGKHDALAFPLTGYSPMTVEEWVKVLSVAKSYGINHYRFHTCCPPEAGFAAADMLGVYFEPELPYWGTFHDPEDEEYDEAKADYLRKEGLRILEAYGNHPSFALFTLGNELHGSRKAMLALLKEYRERDSRRLYAEGANNYFWAPSFSEESDFWVTMRTGHGGSMVRASFSHADLPLGHVQASYPSTLTDYRDNLPDIQAPIVSHEIGQFQSFPNFGEIEKYVGVLQARNFEVFRERLQNAGMGDQADDFFRASGQLAVRCYREEIEAALRTPGFGGFQLLDLQDFPGQGTALVGVLDAFMDSKGFIEPEQWREFCSDIVLLARFPRYTYTEDETFEADLEMANYGANELADVQLEWSLKQGEQLIENGVTVATDVGQGALASMGKLQIKLSKVKAPAKLALELKWVGSKVVNHYAIWVYPSEVDTDSNHGVHVRRRLDQEVRDLLEDGGRVLLIADQEQLSSHIDGAFASDFWCYPMFRSICEGNHAAPAPGTLGILCDEQHPAFKAFPTEFHSNWQWWAILMNSHSLLLDDWPAAFRPIVQVIDNFERNHKLGLIVEAKVGSGSLLVCASDLIGQQDKPEARQLLHSLLRYAASAEFMPTEELSFEQIRSVLDPNAAADRQSHRGQAVVNPSYPK comes from the coding sequence ATGATAATAGAATCAATAGCGGGAACGTGGAGATTTGGCCTAGATGCTGCGAAGCAAGGCATCGAGAATCAATATTATAAAGGTCTGATGCAAGATGAAATTCAGTTGCCTGGAACGACCGCCGAAAATAAAAAAGGCGAATATAATACGGCAAGGGAAGTTGCCCATCTTACCGAAACGTACCCGTTAACCGGATATGCTTGGTATCAGCGAGATATTGAAATAAAGGAAGAATGGGCAGGCAAGCCTATTCGGTTGTATTTGGAGCGAACAAGAGTAACGCAGGTTTGGATCGGCGAGGAATGGAAGGGCATGCAGGACAGCGTTAGCGCGCCTCATGTCTATGAATTCGGATCAATGGCACCGGGAACTTATACGTTAACGGTACTGGTCGATAATAGCGGCTTGCCGATAAAGGGCGGGCATATGACATCGCCCGATACGCAAACGAACTGGAACGGGCTGCTGGGCAGAATCGAAATTCAGGTAGTGGAATTGATCCGTTTGGAGCGTATACATGCTTTTCCCGATGTTGCGAATAAGTCGGTTCGTTTCGCTTTTCAAGTGCTTAACGATACTTCGAGTAGCGCCAATGTGAGCATTTCATTCGAGATGGCGGATGCTGCGGGGACGGCATATTCAGCATCTAGCTTTACAGAGAGGACGCTGCATATCTCTTCAGAGCCAGGCTGCCATACGGTTGAATGGGATTACGAAATAGGCGAGGGTGCTGCGCTGTGGGATGAATTCACTCCTGTTATTTATCGCATGCAATTAAGATTGGAGGCTGCTGCCGGGCAAGTGATTTATCGGGGTGAGCAATCCGTAAGCTTCGGCATGCGTCAATTCGGCACGGAGGGAACGCAGTTTACGAATAATGGGCGAAAAGTATTTTTACGTGGGAAACATGATGCTTTGGCGTTTCCGCTAACGGGATATTCGCCGATGACCGTGGAAGAATGGGTTAAGGTGTTGTCTGTGGCGAAATCTTATGGCATTAATCATTACCGTTTCCATACCTGTTGTCCTCCGGAAGCGGGTTTTGCAGCTGCGGACATGCTCGGCGTTTATTTCGAACCGGAGCTGCCGTATTGGGGAACCTTCCACGATCCTGAGGATGAGGAATACGATGAAGCCAAAGCTGACTATTTGCGCAAGGAGGGCTTGCGCATTTTGGAGGCTTACGGCAATCATCCGTCCTTCGCCTTGTTCACGCTCGGCAACGAATTGCATGGAAGCCGCAAAGCGATGCTGGCTCTGCTGAAGGAGTATCGGGAACGAGACAGCAGACGCTTATACGCCGAGGGAGCGAACAATTATTTCTGGGCGCCGTCCTTCTCGGAAGAATCGGATTTCTGGGTGACGATGCGAACGGGACATGGCGGCTCAATGGTACGAGCTTCATTCTCCCATGCGGATTTGCCGCTTGGACATGTGCAGGCAAGCTATCCATCAACGCTCACGGACTATAGGGATAATCTGCCGGACATCCAAGCGCCTATCGTTAGCCATGAAATTGGTCAATTTCAATCGTTTCCTAATTTTGGCGAGATCGAAAAATATGTCGGTGTCCTTCAAGCGCGTAATTTTGAAGTTTTTCGTGAACGGCTTCAAAATGCGGGAATGGGTGATCAAGCCGATGATTTCTTCCGGGCATCAGGACAGCTTGCGGTGAGATGCTACCGCGAAGAAATTGAAGCGGCTTTGCGTACACCGGGCTTCGGCGGCTTTCAACTGCTCGATCTGCAGGATTTTCCTGGACAAGGGACGGCATTGGTCGGTGTGCTGGATGCATTTATGGATTCGAAAGGGTTTATCGAGCCGGAGCAATGGCGTGAGTTCTGCTCGGACATCGTATTGCTTGCTCGTTTTCCTCGATATACGTACACCGAGGATGAGACCTTCGAAGCGGATTTGGAAATGGCGAATTACGGTGCAAACGAGCTTGCGGACGTTCAGCTGGAGTGGTCGCTTAAGCAAGGTGAACAGCTAATCGAGAATGGCGTGACAGTGGCGACGGATGTCGGTCAAGGCGCTTTGGCGTCTATGGGAAAACTTCAAATCAAGTTGTCCAAAGTAAAAGCGCCAGCTAAGCTTGCGCTGGAGCTGAAATGGGTGGGAAGCAAGGTAGTGAATCATTACGCAATATGGGTATACCCGTCCGAGGTTGATACGGATTCAAACCATGGCGTCCATGTACGTCGAAGGCTTGATCAGGAGGTGCGCGATTTACTTGAAGACGGCGGACGCGTGCTGTTGATTGCCGATCAGGAGCAGCTATCTTCCCATATCGACGGAGCTTTTGCCTCGGATTTCTGGTGTTATCCTATGTTTAGGTCCATCTGCGAAGGAAACCATGCAGCGCCTGCACCAGGCACGCTGGGTATTTTATGTGATGAGCAGCATCCCGCATTTAAGGCGTTTCCGACCGAGTTTCATAGTAATTGGCAATGGTGGGCGATTCTGATGAACTCACACTCACTCCTATTGGATGATTGGCCGGCGGCGTTCCGTCCCATCGTACAGGTCATCGACAACTTTGAGCGGAACCATAAGCTGGGCTTGATCGTCGAAGCTAAGGTAGGCAGTGGAAGTTTGCTCGTATGCGCAAGCGATCTCATTGGACAGCAAGATAAGCCAGAAGCTAGGCAGCTTCTACATAGTCTGCTGCGTTATGCAGCCTCAGCGGAGTTCATGCCGACTGAAGAGCTAAGCTTCGAGCAGATCCGCAGCGTTTTAGATCCGAATGCGGCGGCCGACCGGCAGTCGCATCGCGGCCAAGCTGTTGTTAATCCTTCCTATCCGAAATAG
- a CDS encoding glycoside hydrolase family 172 protein, giving the protein MNPLYLRQEGTSRRHSSWDTTGGNKDFIVIGVNQTAVIAKIEGSGVIQHIWMTIASKDKYAFRKVLIRMYWDEETVPSVESPIGDFFGVGHGVASHYISMPLNMITTQGIIEDKAAMNSFFEMPFRKNARIEILNECENEIVLYYYVDYVEKPVSDDSFYFHASWRRENPTKGLLDLSVLKAEHDKQDKANYADQKVYELKNLTGDDNYVLMDAEGEGHYVGCNLSIDHLNPMPGFSWPGEGDDMFFIDGEPWPPRLHGTGTEDYFCAAWGYPSGKYDSPYHGISLYAPIRQNGDSWKESNTISFNDYSGKMTQYRFHIVDPIIFRQSLRFSIEHGHGNSQSNDYSSVAYWYQREPHKVYPEMLPVAMRLPLPEKESARLFYRTF; this is encoded by the coding sequence ATGAATCCATTGTATTTGCGTCAAGAAGGTACATCGCGTCGTCATTCCAGTTGGGACACGACCGGCGGAAACAAGGACTTTATTGTGATCGGAGTTAATCAAACCGCGGTAATAGCTAAGATTGAAGGCTCGGGAGTCATCCAGCACATCTGGATGACGATCGCCTCGAAGGATAAATATGCGTTCCGTAAAGTGCTGATCCGTATGTACTGGGACGAGGAGACTGTACCTAGCGTGGAATCACCGATTGGCGACTTCTTTGGCGTTGGACACGGTGTGGCCAGCCATTATATTTCCATGCCGCTGAACATGATCACGACACAAGGTATTATCGAAGACAAAGCGGCTATGAATAGTTTCTTCGAAATGCCGTTCCGGAAGAATGCGAGAATTGAAATCCTCAACGAGTGTGAGAATGAAATTGTCCTTTATTATTACGTGGATTACGTAGAAAAGCCGGTATCGGACGACAGCTTCTACTTTCATGCGTCGTGGCGGAGGGAAAACCCGACAAAGGGCCTTTTAGACCTTTCGGTGCTGAAGGCGGAGCACGATAAGCAGGATAAAGCGAATTACGCGGACCAGAAGGTATATGAGCTCAAAAATTTGACAGGCGATGATAACTATGTGCTCATGGATGCCGAAGGTGAAGGGCATTATGTAGGATGTAATCTGAGCATCGACCATCTGAATCCAATGCCAGGATTTAGCTGGCCGGGCGAAGGAGACGACATGTTCTTCATCGATGGCGAGCCGTGGCCACCTCGTTTGCACGGTACGGGCACGGAGGATTATTTTTGCGCCGCATGGGGATATCCATCAGGTAAATATGATAGTCCGTACCATGGCATATCCCTATACGCGCCTATTAGGCAAAATGGTGATTCGTGGAAAGAGAGCAATACGATATCCTTCAATGATTATTCAGGAAAAATGACGCAATACCGCTTCCATATTGTCGATCCAATTATCTTTCGTCAATCACTCCGATTTAGCATCGAACACGGCCATGGCAACTCGCAATCGAACGATTATTCGTCGGTAGCCTACTGGTACCAGAGAGAGCCGCATAAGGTCTATCCGGAGATGCTGCCTGTCGCAATGCGCCTGCCGTTGCCGGAGAAAGAGAGCGCAAGGCTCTTCTATCGCACGTTCTAA
- a CDS encoding ABC transporter permease subunit: MMASLYKYRWQYVMIFPAILLLFLFNYVPMAGIQIAFRDFQIGSSIWDSAWVGWQNFSFLQEPQFWTVVKNTLFISVLKFVFGFPAPIILALMINELVHAGFKRFVQSVSYLPHFFSWIVVAYILQSFLTLDGGLANDLITRMGGEPIFFLGSESWFRPMIVSSGLWKEVGWNTILYLAAISAIDPQLYEAATVEGAGKRAQIRHVTLPGIMPTVSIVLILSIPSLIAVGMDQIYPLMNPANMQVADVLDTYVLRSGLQQGYFGMATAIGLLSSVISLVLVVVTNQISRKLNGEGLW, translated from the coding sequence ATGATGGCAAGCCTATACAAATACCGTTGGCAGTATGTAATGATTTTTCCTGCCATTTTGCTTTTGTTTCTATTTAACTATGTACCTATGGCAGGCATTCAGATCGCATTCCGCGATTTTCAGATCGGGTCCTCCATATGGGACAGCGCTTGGGTCGGTTGGCAAAACTTTTCATTCCTACAAGAACCGCAGTTTTGGACAGTTGTAAAAAACACGCTGTTCATTTCTGTATTGAAATTCGTATTCGGTTTTCCCGCCCCCATTATATTAGCTTTAATGATTAATGAATTGGTGCATGCTGGGTTCAAAAGGTTCGTTCAGTCTGTTAGTTATTTGCCCCATTTCTTCTCTTGGATTGTCGTCGCTTATATCTTGCAATCGTTTCTTACGCTGGATGGAGGATTGGCTAACGACTTGATTACAAGAATGGGCGGGGAGCCGATTTTTTTCCTAGGGTCGGAAAGTTGGTTTCGGCCGATGATCGTGTCTAGCGGCTTGTGGAAAGAGGTAGGCTGGAATACGATCTTGTATCTCGCAGCGATATCAGCTATTGATCCGCAGCTGTATGAAGCTGCCACGGTGGAAGGTGCAGGGAAGCGGGCGCAAATTCGGCATGTGACGCTGCCAGGCATTATGCCTACAGTATCGATCGTGCTAATCTTAAGCATTCCGAGCTTGATTGCGGTAGGCATGGATCAGATTTATCCGCTCATGAATCCGGCTAACATGCAGGTGGCGGATGTTCTGGATACCTATGTGCTTCGAAGCGGTCTTCAACAGGGTTATTTTGGAATGGCTACTGCAATTGGGCTGTTGTCCTCCGTTATTAGTCTTGTTCTCGTCGTCGTAACGAATCAGATATCCAGAAAATTGAATGGCGAGGGGTTATGGTAG
- a CDS encoding carbohydrate ABC transporter permease, giving the protein MTIRKILIRMPVWILLMITAGLMLFPIVIAMLGSFKTNLELTTGATVFPLKWQFQNYLDAWNKADFSGFTFNSLYVAVFVTVGTLLVAAMAAYAVDRVAFRGKKLFIFLQSFTLFISIGAVVLKPQFNLMVSIGLQKSLWGVIIILISAHATAFFMIIGFFRGIPKDLDEAALIDGCNFYSTFWRIILPLLRPALAVVALFTFRNAWNEYILPLVFSLSRPDLQTLPVGLANLRYGAGAAVENQLMLAGACLSILPLLIVYIFANRSFMQVTMGSVKG; this is encoded by the coding sequence ATGACTATTCGTAAAATACTGATTCGAATGCCAGTCTGGATTTTGTTAATGATTACGGCGGGACTGATGCTGTTTCCGATCGTAATAGCGATGCTCGGCTCTTTCAAAACCAATTTGGAGCTGACGACGGGAGCTACGGTGTTTCCCCTCAAGTGGCAATTCCAGAACTACTTGGATGCTTGGAATAAAGCTGATTTTTCCGGCTTCACGTTCAATAGCTTATATGTAGCCGTATTCGTTACGGTAGGGACGCTGCTCGTAGCGGCTATGGCTGCGTATGCAGTCGATCGTGTCGCTTTTAGGGGGAAGAAGCTGTTTATTTTTCTTCAATCGTTCACGTTGTTCATTTCAATCGGAGCCGTGGTGTTGAAGCCGCAGTTTAATCTTATGGTGTCCATCGGTTTGCAGAAATCGTTATGGGGTGTCATAATCATTTTAATTAGTGCTCATGCTACCGCTTTCTTCATGATCATTGGCTTTTTTCGAGGCATACCGAAGGATTTGGACGAAGCAGCGCTTATCGATGGCTGCAATTTTTATTCAACCTTTTGGAGAATTATTTTACCGCTTCTCAGGCCCGCACTAGCTGTCGTGGCACTGTTTACCTTCCGAAATGCTTGGAATGAATACATCCTGCCGCTTGTATTCTCGCTGTCGCGTCCTGATTTGCAGACGCTGCCTGTGGGCCTTGCGAATTTGAGATACGGGGCAGGGGCAGCTGTGGAAAATCAATTGATGCTCGCAGGTGCATGTCTCTCTATTCTTCCTTTGCTGATCGTATACATTTTTGCCAACCGCTCCTTCATGCAGGTAACCATGGGCTCGGTTAAGGGCTAA
- a CDS encoding sugar ABC transporter permease: protein MQRNRIGAYFFSFPSFFLTMALGVYPVFWALRYMFYDYQGYGTPKFIGLENFARVARDTEFWQSVANTFIYAGGKLIITLPLSLILAVILNRKLRGRHAFRAIFFLPTIFSASVMSIVFYIVFNSYNGIINQYLLKLNIVSGPVDWLGASNAMLTIIIIAVWGAVGNYMLLFIAGLQSIPEDVYEAASLDGVNSAQRLWYITIPMLGPVLQMIIMLAITTSLKGYESIMVLTEGGPFGKTEVMYLYLYKLFFPLTTTGTSVQNIGYGSAVGFTTAVIVGLVTWLYFWMSKKLNNVY, encoded by the coding sequence ATGCAAAGAAATCGTATCGGTGCCTATTTTTTCAGCTTTCCCAGTTTTTTTCTAACCATGGCCCTTGGCGTATATCCGGTGTTTTGGGCGCTTCGATATATGTTTTATGATTATCAGGGCTATGGAACGCCTAAATTTATTGGTCTCGAGAACTTTGCTAGAGTTGCACGGGACACCGAGTTCTGGCAATCTGTGGCGAATACTTTCATATACGCGGGAGGGAAATTGATTATAACTCTTCCGTTGTCACTCATTCTGGCTGTTATATTAAACCGCAAGCTGCGTGGCCGTCATGCCTTCCGGGCAATATTTTTCCTGCCGACGATCTTCAGCGCTTCGGTTATGTCCATCGTGTTTTATATTGTCTTTAACTCTTACAACGGTATTATCAACCAATATCTCCTAAAGCTGAATATCGTATCCGGGCCAGTCGATTGGCTTGGTGCTTCTAATGCCATGCTGACGATTATTATCATTGCCGTGTGGGGAGCTGTAGGAAACTATATGCTGCTCTTTATCGCAGGTCTGCAAAGCATCCCAGAGGATGTATACGAAGCCGCTTCGCTAGATGGCGTCAATTCAGCTCAACGGCTATGGTATATTACGATTCCGATGCTGGGGCCTGTGCTTCAGATGATCATCATGCTTGCGATTACGACCTCCCTTAAAGGCTATGAGAGCATTATGGTCTTGACCGAAGGTGGACCTTTCGGAAAAACGGAAGTCATGTATCTCTACTTGTACAAGTTGTTTTTCCCGCTGACCACGACAGGTACCTCCGTACAAAATATTGGTTACGGCAGCGCGGTCGGTTTCACGACAGCCGTCATCGTCGGTTTGGTCACTTGGCTTTACTTCTGGATGTCGAAAAAGCTGAACAACGTTTATTAA
- a CDS encoding response regulator has product MLLKALIVDDEPTHIQGLVRYIKWKELGYDMPFTAESGQEALEILRNAPIDVLISDVSMPVMTGIELVAKGKAIRPQLQVLMISGYNEFEFVQEAMNVGAQAYVLKPIKVEEVESKLTGFRKTLTKLKQIEDQAQELQEKVSGSLDIVRERFVADVIGEAGINPDMLNSWGRLLEFPASNQEIGLIVFGYDQFHSSGQGARERVVIGTGFLRVVHIGLFDYRHVYVAKTGTDEIVALHINLSPIERASIEKQLVFIQNVMQEQYGSTVTIGNSRICTTWEEVPSLYKEVKFMMARSRLMEGGQILHYDRLDESDFQQFRLREEIIPEIIQLTEAATDGRKVIDYVNNVFDMLLSQPSMLFTYIQAFGMALLSELARKQKWNKELGGQMNLEMWQKLIDCRSEAQIREVVLDYVQRYMVIETKGEASQRHNLIGKVTEYLEAHFPEHITVKQIAEIHHLNASYLSVLFKKEMGKTISDFLQETRMNKAKELLRNPSIKVYEVSEQVGFQTSAYFAYLFKKTTGYTPQEYRDYH; this is encoded by the coding sequence ATGTTGCTAAAAGCGTTGATCGTAGATGATGAGCCTACCCATATTCAGGGGCTGGTGCGCTATATCAAGTGGAAGGAACTTGGTTATGATATGCCTTTCACCGCAGAGTCCGGTCAGGAAGCGCTCGAAATATTGCGGAATGCTCCTATTGATGTGCTTATATCGGATGTTTCTATGCCCGTGATGACGGGGATAGAGCTTGTCGCCAAGGGTAAAGCCATCCGTCCGCAGCTTCAAGTGCTCATGATTAGCGGCTACAACGAATTCGAATTCGTGCAGGAAGCGATGAACGTCGGAGCGCAAGCCTATGTGTTAAAGCCGATTAAAGTGGAAGAGGTCGAGAGTAAGCTGACGGGCTTTCGGAAGACATTGACTAAGCTGAAGCAAATCGAGGATCAGGCGCAGGAGCTTCAAGAGAAAGTGTCCGGCAGCTTGGATATCGTCAGAGAGCGATTTGTGGCGGATGTCATTGGAGAAGCAGGCATCAATCCTGACATGTTGAATTCATGGGGACGCTTGCTTGAGTTTCCTGCCAGCAATCAAGAAATTGGGTTAATCGTCTTCGGTTATGATCAATTCCATTCTTCGGGACAGGGCGCAAGGGAGAGAGTCGTGATCGGAACTGGCTTTTTGCGAGTGGTTCATATCGGTTTATTCGATTATCGTCATGTCTATGTCGCTAAGACCGGCACCGACGAAATTGTTGCCCTGCACATTAATTTGAGTCCTATTGAACGAGCCTCGATCGAAAAACAGCTTGTCTTTATCCAAAACGTAATGCAGGAGCAATATGGTTCAACGGTTACGATTGGCAATAGCAGGATATGTACGACATGGGAAGAGGTCCCGTCACTGTACAAGGAAGTGAAATTCATGATGGCAAGATCCCGCTTAATGGAAGGCGGGCAAATCTTGCATTACGATCGACTGGATGAATCGGATTTCCAGCAGTTTCGTCTGCGAGAAGAGATTATACCCGAAATTATACAGCTGACGGAGGCTGCCACAGATGGACGTAAGGTGATTGACTACGTTAACAATGTGTTCGATATGCTTCTGTCGCAGCCTTCTATGCTGTTTACGTATATTCAAGCTTTTGGCATGGCGCTGCTCAGCGAACTGGCTCGCAAGCAGAAATGGAACAAAGAGCTGGGCGGGCAAATGAATTTGGAGATGTGGCAAAAGCTTATCGATTGCAGGAGCGAGGCGCAAATTCGGGAAGTTGTGCTCGATTACGTTCAACGCTATATGGTCATTGAAACAAAGGGCGAAGCAAGCCAAAGGCATAATCTGATTGGCAAGGTTACGGAATATCTGGAGGCACATTTCCCAGAACATATTACGGTGAAGCAAATTGCTGAAATTCATCATCTGAATGCGAGTTACTTAAGTGTGCTGTTCAAAAAAGAAATGGGCAAAACGATCTCGGATTTTCTTCAGGAAACGCGGATGAACAAAGCGAAGGAGCTGCTTCGCAATCCTAGCATTAAGGTATATGAGGTGTCAGAGCAGGTCGGGTTTCAGACCTCTGCTTACTTTGCTTATTTGTTCAAGAAGACGACGGGCTATACGCCGCAAGAATATAGAGATTACCATTAA